The proteins below come from a single Rhizobium sp. BT04 genomic window:
- a CDS encoding IS110 family transposase — translation MSVFAPEVARPTLVFRGLLGQAEPILITGGRAVADYREAFVGIDVAKLKNAIAVAESGREGEVRYFGEVDASYASMRRIIQRIAAKFDLVHFCYEAGPTGYGLHRLIQSLGHECMVVAPSLIPRKPGDRVKTNRRDALALARLLRAGELTAVWVPDEGHEAMRDLVRARAAAVETLRVHRQQISAFMLKHGRIYPRRKGWTMRYLCWLQEQQFDHPAHQIALQEMVEAVRVSKERVERLEKVIEEFVPNWSLAPVVRSLQTLRGVDLIVAVTFATEVGDVSRFESPRQLMGYLGLVPGERSTGETVRRGAITKAGNGRVRHMLVESAWTYRHPPKVGARKLYRLEQAPPKVREIAWKAQSRLTARYRMLTGRGKRTTVVCTAIARELTGFMWAVAREAQAIRS, via the coding sequence ATGTCCGTCTTCGCGCCTGAGGTGGCTCGCCCTACACTGGTTTTCCGAGGGTTGCTCGGACAGGCCGAGCCGATCCTCATCACAGGAGGACGAGCCGTGGCAGATTATAGAGAAGCTTTTGTCGGAATCGATGTCGCTAAGCTGAAGAATGCGATTGCTGTTGCCGAATCTGGCCGGGAAGGAGAGGTCCGCTATTTCGGCGAGGTTGATGCATCCTATGCCAGCATGCGCCGCATTATCCAGCGAATAGCCGCGAAGTTTGATCTTGTACATTTCTGCTACGAAGCTGGCCCAACCGGTTACGGCCTGCATCGGCTGATCCAATCCCTTGGCCATGAATGCATGGTTGTCGCCCCATCATTGATTCCAAGGAAGCCAGGCGACAGGGTGAAGACAAACCGTCGAGATGCACTCGCGCTCGCCCGGCTATTGAGGGCCGGCGAGCTCACAGCGGTGTGGGTTCCCGATGAGGGTCATGAGGCGATGCGAGACCTCGTTCGCGCCCGGGCTGCTGCAGTCGAGACGCTGCGGGTTCACCGACAACAGATCAGCGCCTTCATGCTCAAGCATGGTCGCATCTATCCACGCAGGAAGGGCTGGACGATGCGATATCTGTGCTGGCTGCAGGAGCAACAGTTCGATCACCCCGCGCATCAGATCGCTTTGCAGGAAATGGTCGAGGCGGTGCGCGTCTCGAAGGAGCGCGTCGAACGACTGGAGAAGGTCATCGAGGAATTCGTACCGAACTGGTCTCTTGCGCCGGTCGTCCGATCTCTACAGACGCTAAGAGGGGTCGATCTGATCGTGGCCGTCACCTTTGCCACGGAGGTCGGCGACGTGAGCCGATTTGAAAGCCCGCGCCAACTGATGGGCTATCTCGGCCTGGTACCTGGCGAGCGATCAACGGGTGAAACGGTTCGACGAGGTGCGATTACCAAGGCTGGCAACGGCCGGGTTCGGCACATGTTGGTCGAGAGCGCCTGGACTTATCGCCATCCGCCGAAGGTCGGCGCGAGGAAGCTGTACCGTCTGGAGCAAGCGCCGCCGAAAGTGCGGGAGATAGCATGGAAGGCTCAGAGCCGGTTGACGGCTCGTTATCGAATGTTGACCGGACGCGGAAAGCGAACGACGGTGGTTTGTACCGCCATTGCCCGTGAGCTGACCGGCTTCATGTGGGCTGTTGCAAGGGAGGCGCAGGCGATCAGATCATAG
- a CDS encoding AraC family ligand binding domain-containing protein has protein sequence MKMRKFTIADASLERSPGQEADISVGNLVDERHGGPITIGYGRYAPGQSLAETIDVDDVMIVLEGRLSVSTDAGTVTAGPGEIVYMPKGEAVTIRSHEEGALTAYVTYPHWRPVHA, from the coding sequence ATGAAGATGCGTAAGTTCACGATCGCCGATGCGTCGTTGGAGCGTTCCCCCGGACAGGAGGCAGACATCTCCGTCGGCAATCTGGTCGACGAGCGGCACGGAGGGCCGATTACCATCGGCTATGGACGCTACGCGCCCGGCCAGAGTCTTGCCGAGACGATTGATGTCGACGACGTCATGATCGTGCTGGAAGGGCGGCTTTCGGTCTCGACAGATGCCGGAACAGTCACCGCCGGGCCAGGCGAGATCGTTTACATGCCCAAGGGCGAAGCGGTGACCATCCGCTCGCACGAGGAGGGGGCGCTCACCGCCTATGTCACCTATCCGCATTGGCGGCCGGTGCACGCGTAA